A DNA window from Daucus carota subsp. sativus chromosome 3, DH1 v3.0, whole genome shotgun sequence contains the following coding sequences:
- the LOC108214597 gene encoding protein NEDD1, protein MNDPAMLLAASAGDTVKLFDVSAESGDRCSLSYSPSPGFQVNSVKWNHTNLVVASAGDDKKISLWRRNGQSMGTIPLAGNEGSDNIEESISSISFSNKGSRYICSGGSGQVVRIWDLQRKRCIKWLRGHTDTITGAMYNCKDEHLASISLGGDVIIHNLASAARATELKDPNGQVLRVLDYSRISRHLLVTAGDDGSIHLWDSTVRSPKVSWLKQHSAPTAGVSFSPTNDKVIASIGLDKKLYTLDSGSRRPVSCIPYEAPFSSLAFRDDGNILAAGTSGGRVVFYDVRGKPQPFTVLRAYGNSEAVTSMCWQRSKPVIVNEHNSTADTALLGVSVDDSVLMPDPLPSMSSSNHLLSSTLSGSRILGRPGPSPESSSSVGSFGSMSSTLNFPSTDESPLRSSLWAGGALGRLKATRSYNLKDEMDLFSPLQEVKPITPTLDKLWDDNLGTRKNYDRKSSLAFPSSIRFPLPEEGNSDLHPISEWKSGSGLNSKQDDDHSSFSQLISTPTSSMSGDSSSITPPEAWGGERLSDKFNHARQSVTAFPSRFATLSSTSMSSGSMFSGLQDLSLSSSQMSTSSLVDAQLGLANLRTKEITSNQDANVGLSEHVPFNFTSLSQTAKGIPGQANLESLPPRRFSSYAERISTTPSFSEGASMSVGSPKIKKTGTETREELVSSMLYRSDVSFAAEAGNIPSLNGGITQTQKPIPQSESQQGSSFTLQLFQRTLEETLASFQKSIHEDMRNLHIEIIRQFHMQEMETSSVMNSILENQAELMKEVQSLRKETQQLRNLL, encoded by the exons ATGAACGATCCGGCGATGTTACTCGCCGCCAGCGCCGGCGACACCGTCAAGCTCTTCGATGTGTCCGCCGAGTCCGGCGATCGGTGTTCTTTGAGTTACTCTCCTTCTCCTGGATTTCAAGTCAATTCTGTTAAGTGGAATCATACTA ATTTGGTTGTGGCGAGTGCGGGAGACGATAAAAAGATTTCGCTGTGGCGGAGAAATGGACAGAGTATGGGGACGATTCCGTTGGCCGGCAACGAAGGAAGTGATAATATCGAG GAGTCTATTTCTAGTATTAGCTTTAGCAACAAAGGATCAAGATACATCTGTTCTGGGGGGAGCGGTCAGGTTGTAAGAATATGGGATTTGCAGAGAAAACGCTGTATCAAATGGTTAAGAGGACATACTGATACCATAACTGGTGCAATGTACAATTGCAAAGACGAACACCTAGCCTCTATCAGTCTTGGCGGGGATGTCATAATACACAACCTTGCTTCTGCTGCAAGAGCAACTGAGCTAAAGGATCCTAATGGACAG GTTCTTAGGGTGCTTGATTATTCTCGGATCAGCCGTCACCTTCTGGTGACCGCTGGTGATGATGGATCTATTCATCTATGGGATTCAACTGTTCGTAGCCCAAAG GTTTCTTGGCTGAAGCAGCATTCTGCACCAACTGCTGGTGTCAGTTTCTCACCAACAAATGATAAG GTAATTGCCAGCATTGGTCTGGACAAAAAGCTTTACACTTTAGATTCAGGGAGCCGGAGACCAGTGTCTTGCATTCCTTATGAGGCACCTTTCTCGTCATTGGCTTTTAGAGACGATGGAAACATATTGGCAGCTGGAACAAGCGGTGGGAGAGTGGTATTTTATGATGTCCGTGGAAAGCCACAACCTTTCACTGTTCTTCGTGCTTATGGAAATTCTGAG GCAGTCACAAGTATGTGTTGGCAAAGATCAAAACCGGTGATTGTTAACGAACATAATAGCACTGCGGACACTGCTCTTCTGGGAGTTTCTGTAGATGATTCTGTACTTATGCCTGACCCGCTTCCTTCTATGTCATCTTCAAACCATTTATTATCCTCAACATTATCAGGATCTCGGATTTTGGGTCGTCCAGGTCCCTCTCCAGAATCATCATCCTCAGTAGGAAGTTTTGGGTCTATGTCGAGCACTTTAAATTTCCCTTCCACAGACGAATCACCACTTCGAAGTAGTTTATGGGCCGGTGGAGCTCTAGGTAGATTAAAAGCAACTCGCTCTTACAACTTAAAGGATGAAATGGATCTATTCTCCCCACTTCAGGAAGTCAAGCCCATTACACCAACTCTTGATAAGCTCTGGGATGACAACTTGGGAACTAGGAAAAATTATGATAGGAAATCTTCTCTGGCATTTCCTTCATCAATAAGATTTCCTTTGCCGGAGGAAGGGAATAGTGATCTTCATCCGATTTCAGAGTGGAAATCTGGTTCTGGTTTAAATTCCAAGCAG GACGACGACCATTCTTCCTTTTCACAGTTGATATCCACTCCTACATCTTCGATGAGTGGTGACTCTTCCTCCATAACTCCTCCTGAAGCTTGGGGTGGTGAGAGATTGTCTGATAAATTCAATCATGCACGTCAGTCAGTTACAGCCTTTCCTTCTAGATTTGCAACACTCTCGTCTACTAGTATGTCCTCGGGATCAATGTTTTCTGGATTGCAAGATCTTAGTCTGTCTTCAAGCCAGATGAGTACGAGTTCTCTAGTAGATGCACAACTTGGCTTGGCAAATTTACGGACAAAGGAGATCACTTCAAATCAAGACGCCAATGTAGGATTATCTGAGCATGTTCCCTTCAATTTTACATCTCTTTCCCAAACTGCAAAAGGAATTCCAGGGCAGGCTAACCTTGAaagtcttcctccaagaagaTTCTCAAGTTATGCCGAGAGAATTAGCACCACTCCATCATTCAGTGAGGGTGCATCAATGTCTGTGGGTTCACCTAAAATCAAGAAAACAGGGACTGAAACTAGAGAAGAACTTGTGAGTAGCATGTTGTACAGATCTGATGTTTCATTTGCTGCTGAAGCTGGAAATATTCCGTCCCTAAAT GGTGGAATTACACAAACCCAAAAACCTATACCACAGTCTGAGTCGCAGCAGGGGAGTTCCTTTACCCTACAACTATTTCAACGCACTCTAGAAGAAACTCTTGCTTCCTTCCAGAAATCAATTCACGAAGATATGAGAAATCTTCATATAGAAATTATAAGACAGTTCCACATGCAGGAG ATGGAGACAAGTAGCGTAATGAACTCAATCCTGGAAAACCAAGCAGAACTGATGAAAGAAGTTCAATCACTACGCAAAGAAACACAGCAGCTTCGCAATTTATTATGA